A single region of the Malaclemys terrapin pileata isolate rMalTer1 chromosome 4, rMalTer1.hap1, whole genome shotgun sequence genome encodes:
- the LOC128835596 gene encoding uncharacterized protein LOC128835596, producing MQSSPAVMAVQSQNRKRAPAWTDREVLDLIAVWGDESVLSELRSKRRNAKIYEKISKDMAERGYSRDVTQCRVKIKELRQGYQKTKEANGRSGSHPQTSRFYEALHSILGAAATTTPPVTVDSEDGIVSTAGSSDMLADGEDEEGDEEDEAVDSAHNADFPDSQDLFITLTEIPYQPSPAVTPDTESGEGSATPSATVSQPSLSSHSQRLARIRHKKKRTREDMFSELIACSRAQAAQQTQWRENLTRMHQANMDREERWRQEDQQATQTLLGLMREQTDTLRRLVDVLQERRQEDRAPLQSISNRPPPPPSPILPSPKVHRRRGGRVPANSHSTPAESSSSRRLSFPKI from the exons atgcagagctctccagcagtgatggccgtgcaatctcagaatagaaagagggccccagcatggactgatcgggaagtcttggatctcatcgctgtgtggggcgatgagtccgtgctttccgagctgcgatccaaaagacggaatgcaaagatctacgagaagatctctaaagacatggcagagagaggatacagccgggatgtaacgcagtgccgcgtgaaaatcaaggagctgagacaaggctaccagaagaccaaagaggcaaacggacgctccggatcccatccccagacatcccgtttctacgaggcactgcattccatcctcggtgcggccgccaccactaccccaccagtgaccgtggactctgaggatgggatagtgtccacggctggatcctcggacatgttagcggacggggaagatgaggaaggagatgaggaggacgaggcagtcgacagcgctcacaacgctgatttccccgacagccaggatctcttcatcacccttacagagatcccctaccaaccctccccagccgttaccccggacacagaatctggggaaggatcagcca ccccatctgcgactgtctcacaacctagcctgtcatcacactcccagaggctagcgcggattaggcataagaagaagaggacacgggaggacatgttctcggagcttatagcctgctccagagcccaggcagcacagcagacccagtggcgggagaacttgacccgaatgcaccaagccaacatggatcgggaggagaggtggcgtcaggaagaccagcaggcgactcaaaccctgcttggactaatgagggagcaaacggacacgctccggcgccttgtggatgttctgcaggaacggaggcaggaggacagagccccgctgcagtccatctctaaccgccctcccccgccaccaagtcccatactcccctcacccaaagtgcacagaaggagaggcggcagagtccctgctaactctcactccacccctgcagagagctcgagcagcagaaggctctcattccccaaaatttga